Part of the Ursus arctos isolate Adak ecotype North America unplaced genomic scaffold, UrsArc2.0 scaffold_1, whole genome shotgun sequence genome, CCCTCATGTCTGACAAGGTGGGTCCTGCAGACCCTGGGTTGGGTGCTCTAGGCCtgtaccccctcccccccgggcCCTCCTTTTTCCCTGTCGCTTACTGCCTCTATCCTTGGCCCTGCAGGGgctcttctgggggggggggcagtgctcTGGAGTGGTGGTAGAGGGAGCTGTTGGCTgaggggagaaaagggagccctgggctggggctgtGGGAAGGGGAGGTGGTTGAAAGGGGAGAAAAACCCCAGACCCCCAAGTCTTGAATGTGGCATGAGACTAGAAAGGGAGGCCTGGGTATGTTGGTCTTTGCTGTGGCTTCTCCTCAGCTGGGACAGGAAGGTCCTTCAGCCAGGGGTGATGTGGGGAACGCTAACTGCCCAACTTGTAGGGGGTGGGAACTCCCCAGTCAGAATGGTTCTGGGGGCCCCTGCTGTGCCCAGCATTGCCCCTTGAGTTGTTGCATCGTGGAAAAGTCTGGAAGCTCCTAGAGGAATAGAAGGCACTCGGAGGTTCAGGGCTGTGGCCGATTGCTGGCCAGCGAGTCAATATTTTGACAATTGGACTGGACCTGTATATGTGGCTAAACACCCACCCTGCCTCTGGCTCGGTGACGGCCCCACACCTCCTCCCTGAAGCCCTCCCAGGGGCTCTCTGGGGGGCTCAGCCCTTGCCTCTCCTGCCCGCAGCTGTTTCATGAGGCTGCCTACCAGGCGGACGACCGGCAGGACCTCCTGAGCGCCATTAGTGAGTTCCTGGATGGCAGCATCGTGATTCCTCCGTCAGAGGTGGAGGGCCGTGACCTGCTGCGTTCCGTGGCCGCCTTCCAGCGGGAGCTGCTGAGGAAGCGGCGGGAGCGTGAACAGACCAAAGTGGAGATGACCACCCAGGGAAGCTATGTGGCCCCCGGGAAAGGTCAGACCCTTTGGGGCTcatacccaccccacccccgctctcCCCCCCACAGCTCCTAAGGTCGTGAGCCCAGCCTGTCCCGACTCCCTAACTCCTGGATGCTGGCCTCCAGCCCCAGATGGGAAGGATTGAGcacccccccgggggggggcagTAGGAGGGGGTGGTCTGTGCTCCAGCAGCTCCTTGTTCCCCCAGAGCTGTCGGTGGAGCTGGGGGGCTCCGAGGTGACCCCCGAAGATGACCCCTTGCGGCGGACTGGCTCGGTGTTTGGGGGGCTTGTGCGGGATGTGAAGCGTCGGTACCCCCATTACCCCAGTGATCTGCGGGACGCCCTGCACTCCCAGTGTGTGGCAGCCGTGCTCTTCATCTACTTCGCGGCCCTCAGCCCTGCCATCACCTTCGGGGGGCTGCtaggtgagggggaggggaggccggggAGGGGGACCCAGCATCACCTGTAAGGTCTGTGGTCAGGGGCCCCAGGGATCATTTTTGCAGGCAGCTATAAAGTGAGAGGGGGGCAGGAAGGGTGAACAAGGGGTAGGGGAGCCTGTGTTTtgggggggtgctgggggtggagtgggagggtggtggtgagggaggtgggagggtggggctggggagcgggACCTATCGATTGCTCTGCAGGGCTGCTCTGTTCTTGTCGGGTCCCCAGGTCAGGGTGGGCTAGATGAAGAGGAGGGGCCTGGTAGAAGGAGCCAGGCAGGACCCTCCCGCTGACCCTTGCCCGCACCAGGGGAGAAGACTGAGGGGCTGATGGGCGTGTCCGAGCTGATCGTGTCCACTGCGGTGCTTGGCGTCCTCTTCTCTCTGCTGGGGGCCCAGCCGCTGCTTGTGGTTGGTTTCTCAGGGCCATTGCTGGTCTTTGAAGAAGCCTTCTTCAAGGTGacagccctcccctgccccccccccccgcttccgAGATCTCATGTCCCATCTCTCAGCCCAGGTGATGGGTCCCAGcagtctctcccctcctcccccttgagGGTcccccccactctgcccccaccctgtcccatcCCAGAGGGCCCGATGTCCAGGGCAGACCGCCGTGGGTAACCACACCTCCCTCCTGGCCTCCAGTTCTGCCGAGCCCAGGACCTGGAGTACCTCACCGGCCGCGTGTGGGTTGGCCTCTGGCTGGTGGTCTTTGTCCTTGCCCTGGTGGCCGCTGAAGGCAGCTTCCTGGTCCGTTACATCTCACCTTTCACCCAGGAGATCTTCGCCTTCCTCATCTCGCTTATTTTCATCTACGAGACTTTCCACAAGCTCTACAAGGTGGCGGTCCAGagaggtcgggggggggggggttgggggggctggGCAGCGCCCTGGTGGGGAGAGCAtgggagggggcagcagggagcaTTGGGAGCAGAGGGGACGAGGAGGAGGGCTCTGCTGGGTGTGGGCGTGGGGGGTCGGGACACCCTGGGCTAGGTCAGAGCTGCAGGGCAGGGAGTCCCACCCCGAGGGTACAGGTTAGAACTCCAGCAGGATTCATCCAGTATGTGATGGTGTGGGGCACTGTCAGCGCTATGGGGGTCCTTTcgtagaggagtgtgtgtgtgtgtgtgtgtgtgtgtgtgtgtgtgtgtggtgtgtgtgagacGTGGCTGCATATCCTGTGATACTGTTGCCTGGCCAGGTGTGTGAGGGGTCAGCACTCCTCCCCACAGCGGTATGAAATCAGGGTGATAGAATTAGGGTCACCTGCCCAGGTGAGTGCTAGGGCAACCTTGTAACCCACACAGGTGTTCACGGAGCACCCATTGCTGCCATTCTACCCCCCTGAGGGGACATCGGAGGCTGGGCTAGAGCTAAACGGGAGTGCCGTGCCCCCCACCGAGGGGCTGCCTGGCCCGAGGAACCAGCCCAACACGGCTCTGCTCTCCCTCATCCTCATGCTTGGGACCTTTCTCATTGCCTTCTTCCTGCGGAAGTTCAGGAACAGCCGCTTCCTGGGAGGCAAGGTGTGTGGCTGAGGAGCGGGGAGCCCCTGTGGGTTCCCCCTGCCCCCCGAGTTCCCGCCCTCACGGCCAGTCTCCGCTCCAGAGGGGggctttccccttctcccagtcAACCCATGGACCTAAACTCCATCTGTGCAGTCCCTTCCCGGTCAGAAGCTTCAGAGTTCAATCAGACCAGGAATGCCCTCCTGAGCTGGGCAGCACCTGTGGGATttagaggggcagggagggggatttCTGGCTCCAGCTCAGACCCGAGAGAGTTGGGAGTAATAAGTCCCTGTGTTAGTCTGTTGACCTCACTTCTACCCTTTGCTCCTTTCCCGCACTGGCCCCTCTCAAGGCTCGCCGCATCATTGGGGATTTTGGCATCCCCATTTCCATTCTGGTGATGGTCTTAGTGGATTACTCCATTACAGACACATACACGCAGGTGAGCAAGCCCCGCCTCCCTCCAGCAGCGGGTTCTCACCCCAGAGTCTCGGGAGGGAGGCCACGACAAGTTCCCATTGCCGCAGTGGCCACGGTCATGGGCAGAATTCAGCTTTTTTAGTGAAGTGGAGACCTGCTGGGGCCATGCTGGGgtgggtgggctgggggcagctgAGTGGTTCAGCAGATGAGGCCAGCCGGGGGTCTGAGGCTCTGCGTGACCCTCAGCCTAGACTCCTGGAGCAGGTATGGAGCTGGGGGCCAAAGGACAGGTGTGCCTGGGGCTCAGGGAGAAAGGATGTCATTCTCTGTTCTGTGTCTAATCCTTGGAGGGACTCCGGAAGATGAAAAACTAATTTGCCCCAAACCTGTTCATATCTGGGTTTTCTGGAGCCCTGGCACTGGGAACACAGAGCTGGGTGAGAGCAGCTGCTATGTGGGGAGGCTATGTCCCCGAACCCCGTCTTCCTTCCTGCCACGCAGAAGCTGACGGTGCCCACTGGGCTCTCAGTGACGTCCCCCCATAAGCGCACGTGGTTCATCCCACCCCTGGGCAGTACCCGTCCTTTCCCTCCCTGGATGATGGTGGCAGCTGCTGTCCCTGCCCTGCTGGTCCTCATCCTGATCTTCATGGAGACTCAGATCACTGCGTGAGAGGGCTGGGGGAccctgggtgggggaggctggggaggagtgGAAGGCAGCAGGATGGGTGGcaagggtgggggcggggcacatGGCCCGGGGCACGGTTTCCCTCCAGTGCTGTGACAGGAGCTCCATCTGTCCCCACCACCATATGCAGGGTGGCACTTGGCAGTCCTCACAACAGTCTGGCACTGTGTTCTCTCACCCAGTGATGCTCACATGTGTCTCATTTTGGTTAAACCACAATGTGGTGAGATCTGGCATCTGGCTTTTGTGGCGTTTTAAATATCCACAGTCTGAGGTTTTAGCTCAAATGTGCTTCGAGGTGAGAACATCACTTTGGGAACTTGGAAGAGGAAGCTGGCAGATCCCAGGGAGGGTTCTTCAGTCTGCGCTGGTCCTTCCCCACTACACTGCCCCGCGACCAGCCTGCCGTCCCTGCCACTCAGCCGCCCTTCCGTCCTGTGCCTGCAGGCTCATCGTCAGCCAGAAGGCCCGGAGGCTGCTCAAGGGCTCCGGCTTCCACCTGGACCTGCTGCTGATTGGTTCCCTGGGTGGGCTCTGCGGGCTGTTTGGGTTGCCCTGGCTCACGGCCGCCACCGTCCGCTCGGTCACCCACGTGAATGCCCTGACGGTTATGCGCACTGCCATTGCGCCCGGCGACAAGCCCCAGATCCAGGAGGTGCGGGAGCAGCGGGTCACCGGAGTGCTCATCGCCAGCCTCGTGGGTGAGAGCACCCGCCTCGCACCTCGCAAGGCCCCAGCTCCCGCTCTGCACACCTGCCTTCATGGACCCTGTGGCCTTCCATCCactctccctcccaggctggcccCAGGTCCCCTCCGTGTCTTCCGACACATTGTGTCTAGCACTGCTCTCACCCCAACCTGCCTCGTGACACTCTGAGCCTTTTTACCCTGAGCCCTTTCTGGGTTCTCCGTCCGGCTCCATCCTCTCTCGTGTGTAGCAATGAGGCCCAGCTGGTCCCCACTTCACCAGGCCCGTCCATCGTCATGGGGGCTGTCCGAGGGGTCAGGTAGGTCTGTGTCATCTCCTCCAGGCCTGTCCATCGTCATGGGGGCTGTGCTGCGCCGGATCCCGTTGGCCGTACTCTTTGGGATTTTCCTGTACATGGGGGTCACGTCCCTGTCCGGTATCCAGCTGTCCCAGCGTCTGTTGCTTATCCTCATGCCGGCAAAACACCATCCTGAGCAACCCTATGTGACCAAGGTAGGGCCGGGCAGCGTGGAGGTGGGCAGATGGCCTGATGGGGCGGGGGTGCGAGGGGTGCCAGGGCTGGAGATGGACAGAGCGACTGTGGAGGGTAAGTCTGGGGACCTGGGGAACTCCGGCCCCAAAGGTGTGGGTGGGAGCGGGTTGGGCGCTGCGCCGTGACACTTGAGGCCCACTCTGCAGGTGAAGACGTGGCGAATGCACCTGTTCACCTGTATCCAGCTGAGCTGCATCGCCCTGCTCTGGGTGGTCAAGTCCACGGCCGCCTCCCTTGCCTTTCCCTTCCTGCTGCTGCTCACGGTGCCTCTGAGGCGTTGCCTTCTGCCCCGGCTCTTCCAGGACAGGGAGCTGCAGGCGGTAAGGGAAGCTGCTGGGGGCCCTGTTCGCCCAAGGGGCCCTGGAACCAGGGAGGCCTGGCTTCCAGTCTCTGCTGTGCCtcctgccagctgtgtgaccgGAGGCAAGTTCTCTAAGCACCTGGAATCTTACTTCCGTCTGCTTAAATGGACTGATAATGGAGTCTACCTTATAGACTTGTGGCGAGGATTGAAACCTAGTGCCCGTAAAGCACTGAGCGTGATGGTTTGGTGTGAAGTAAAGCATAGGACTGCTGCGGATGGCTGGGCAGTGGGAGTTGCTCTCGTTTTTACTATTATCAGGAGGTGTCACTGGGGCCATGACCTGAGGGTTTTGGCTGGAGGGACGTGTGCTTTGGGCTGTGGTCCCTGATGGTTCCCGCAGATCGCGAGGCCTGAGAAGTTGCTGGGGGAGCGGGAGGGCGAGCgccgcctccccgcccctccccgacCTTCTCCTCTCTGCAGCTGGACTCGGAAGATGCTGAGCCAAACTTTGACGAGGACGGCCAGGATGAGTACAACGAGCTGCACATGCCTGTGTGACCCTCGGCCGTGGTGGCCCTCAGAGACCCTGACACCTTAGTGATCCACACCTGGGCCCCAGGCAGAGCCCAGCCCCGGGGCCAGCAGGCTCCTCCCAACCCAGAGACGTGCCGGAACCACTCACGCCACGGCCAGAGCGCCCGCTGACTCTGCCCGGGCACCGACCTTGGCTCACCCAGGCCCCTTCACAGACCAGAACGGCACAGGCTTTGAGCTCATTATAACCACACTCCTTGTCTTGTGTCTGCCTCACTTTCTTGGTTCCACCTCTGGTCTGTCTGGTCATGCTTATCCAACTGGAATTGGAAGAATTCTCTTTTCAGGGTCATCAAAACCAGGGAGAGGTTTGAGGCAAGGACAGAATTCtcgggggaaagggagagaatcaagACCACAgaaggtcagagctggaccttaTCATCACCCCCTTGAGCCCTCGAAAGTACAGCCGGGACGCAGGAGGCTCAAGGtctggctcaaggtcacatacTGCTAATCTAGCTCCTGCTTGGAAGGGAGagcgtgggggaggggtgagagagGAGGTGGCTTCTCTTTAGCCATTGGGGAAATCAGATTGACCCCAGCGGCTGTGGGGCtgtagaaggaaatggaaaatgttttcttttcttgatccCTGGCATTCTGAGGAGCAGGGACAGTAGCCCAACCCCCTAGACGCCAGGGTGGCGCTGCATTTGGGGTCCCTGGACCATTTTAGATTCTCACGGCTTAAGAGTAGCAGTTTGAGGATTCCTGAGGCCACTCCTTGTGCAACAGTCTGTTCTGCCAGAAATAACCTGGGAGGCCTTGAAGAGGGTGCAAACTGGGAGCCCATTGCGTCACAGTTGCTAGGCAACCAGTAGCCAAGCGAAGCCGGTTGTCCCTGTGTTGCCCCCTGGTGGCCACTCGCGCACACTGCAGGCTCTGTCCCTTCCGGGCAGGAGTAGCACTGCCATCTGGTGGACCCACTGGATCTCTTGGTCGGAAACTCCGTTCAAGCAAATTCCGTACCTGCCTGGGggagacggggtgggggtggcggtggggttaCAGAAAGGTTCCCCGGAGTTCCAcagccctgggtggctctgagCATCCAGAGCCGGAATCCCTCAGCCCCACCTTTGCTGGCCCTGCTTCCTTATCCTATTCCGTTTCCTCCCCGGTGTTCAGGCCACCTGCTAGAGCCCTGAAGCTGGTCAGCAGAGAGGGGACAGACCACCGCGAGGCTGTGTGTTGTGTTCTTAGGGAAGAGGTGCGCCCTTCTAGATGTCCCGGATTGTCATTCAGGTGTgagcatttcattccttttggtcTCTGACGACACGATGGTCTCTAACTTCATCAGGCCTTTGACAggctccctgggcctctgtgAAGACAAAATCCCTTTTCCTTTAGATTGGCCAAGTCCAGGTGGAGTTTCGGAAGAACTGTGCCAGGGGCAAAGTCAAGGTTAAGCGCAAAAACCTAGACCACAGACCAGTGCAGAGCAGACGATAAAGGAGATGTCAGGGGCCACACGCTCTGATGGCCTTGGCTGAGAAGCTTCGTATGCAGGACTCTGTCCCTTTCCCGAGCCCTGATCGGGTAGCCTGGCTCCACGCCGGGACTTGGTGTGGTGCGTTTCCCCATTTGGTCTGGGGGATGCCAGGACCCCACAGGACAGAACCGGCTCCTTCCTGAGCCCCTGAGGGGAAGTGGTGACCAGAGCCAGGAAAGTGCGGCTCTTCATTGGACACAGGTTGTGTCTATCATCTCTGTTTGGCAAATAGCTGAAATTTGGGGCGTATTCCTCAACCGGAAAATGAGAAATGGGAGGGCGGGGGCTTTTCTAAAGGAATATGTCTCGGTTCTGGTTGGCGTGTCAGGGTGGCCTTCAGTAAAACCAGGCGCAGAGGCCTCGGAACAGTAGGTGAAACGATAGAACCTCTGGTTAGTGACTATGTTGCCCAGTGCGGAAGGACACAAATAAGGCCTGAGTCTGGAGCCATGAAGACAACTGCCATTCCCacccccctttccctgccccccacgAAGGGAAGGCAGGTGCAGTTTAGTTAAGTACTGGTGACCAGAGTTGGCCAACTCGCATGCTGAGATGCTGGTCAGGGTGAGGAAGGTGGGGGCCTGCGGAGGCTCCGAGAGGCCCGAGGAAGTTGCAGCGACCCGAAAGTTTGCCAGGGATGGGTACCttgaggggggcagaggaagaagtcatAGTGGGGGCCCAGTTAGGCGtggaagagagaaaggcaagggATAATGGAGCTGGCTTGGCTTGGGGCCTGGACCCTCAGGGCTCATTTCATTGGGGGACATTGAGAGTTTGTCCTGAATCCTTCATAGCCTGTTTCCTCTGactttctttttactgctgtcTACCCTCATCCTCCTGGAGCATTGGGCAGCTCGACTGAGGACATCTCCTTccacaggaaggagaggaaacCAACAGAGAGGAGCCCCATCTGGCCCCAGGTGGTGGCACAGCTCTGGGGAACTCTGATGGGGTTAGAGGTGTTTGGAATGACAGGCCCCACTGGTACCTGCTTTGGACTGAAAACAGCTTTGTAAGTGGGCATGCGCAAGGTGGGACAGGACCCTTCTAATAAGGAGAACTGTGGGCCCACTGCCATGTTGCCCTTCCCTTGCCGCTTTCTGCGTGGGATTAGGGTCACATTCTGGGGAGCTGCCCAAAGCTTTCATTCTTGGGCAAGTTCAAGCCCATGTCAGGCCCAGAGAAGTGCTAACTCATTCTTTTACTTTGAGCAGAGAGGGTGGCGGGCACGTCCTCGTTCCGTGCTGAATATTCAGCTCACTCAAGGTGTCTGTGC contains:
- the SLC4A3 gene encoding LOW QUALITY PROTEIN: anion exchange protein 3 (The sequence of the model RefSeq protein was modified relative to this genomic sequence to represent the inferred CDS: deleted 2 bases in 2 codons), with protein sequence MANGVIPPPGGASPLPQVRVPLEEPPLSPDLEEEDDDLGKTLAVSRFGDLISKPPAWDPEKPSRSYSERDFEFHRHTSHHTHHPLSARLPPPHKLRRLPPTSARQTRRKRKKEKTSAPPSEGTPPIQEEGGAGVEEEEEEEEEEEEGESDAEPVEPLPSGSPQKAKVGVFLIGSDEDDSPGLSGRAAFTKPLPSMGPCSDKSPQQSVSSSSPRARVSRVAGEKSRPWSPSASYDLRERLCPGSALGTPGGPEQQVPTDEAEAQMLGSADLDDMKSHRLEDNPGVRRHLVKKPSRTQAGRGSPGGLAPILRRKKKKKQLDRRPHEVFVELNELTLDRSQEPHWRETARWIKFEEDVEEETERWGKPHVASLSFRSLLELRRTIAHGAALLDLEQTTLPGIAHLVVETMIVSDQIRPEDRASVLRTLLLKHSHPNDDKDSGFFPRNPSSSSVNSVLGNHHPTPSHGPDGAVPTMADDVGEPAPLWPHDPDAKEKPLHMPGGDGHRGKSLKLLEKIPEDAEATVVLVGCVPFLEQPAAAFVRLNEAVLLESVLEVPVPVRFLFVMLGPNQTSTDYHELGRSIATLMSDKLFHEAAYQADDRQDLLSAISEFLDGSIVIPPSEVEGRDLLRSVAAFQRELLRKRREREQTKVEMTTQGSYVAPGKELSVELGGSEVTPEDDPLRRTGSVFGGLVRDVKRRYPHYPSDLRDALHSQCVAAVLFIYFAALSPAITFGGLLGEKTEGLMGVSELIVSTAVLGVLFSLLGAQPLLVVGFSGPLLVFEEAFFKFCRAQDLEYLTGRVWVGLWLVVFVLALVAAEGSFLVRYISPFTQEIFAFLISLIFIYETFHKLYKVFTEHPLLPFYPPEGTSEAGLELNGSAVPPTEGLPGPRNQPNTALLSLILMLGTFLIAFFLRKFRNSRFLGGKARRIIGDFGIPISILVMVLVDYSITDTYTQKLTVPTGLSVTSPHKRTWFIPPLGSTRPFPPWMMVAAAVPALLVLILIFMETQITALIVSQKARRLLKGSGFHLDLLLIGSLGGLCGLFGLPWLTAATVRSVTHVNALTVMRTAIAPGDKPQIQEVREQRVTGVLIASLVGLSIVMGAVLRRIPLAVLFGIFLYMGVTSLSGIQLSQRLLLILMPAKHHPEQPYVTKVKTWRMHLFTCIQLSCIALLWVVKSTAASLAFPFLLLLTVPLRRCLLPRLFQDRELQALDSEDAEPNFDEDGQDEYNELHMPV